One Sediminicola sp. YIK13 DNA segment encodes these proteins:
- a CDS encoding NIPSNAP family protein, whose protein sequence is MKSILCMHTFRLTALLILFSSVLQAQVEKRELFQLKTYTFENGTQEQLTHDYLQKAFIPALKKLKIERVGVFKTRPNEKDTLNQLLVLIPFKDFAQFESLEQKLAQDGDYLIQGKEYLQAPYDKAPYLRISSTLLKAFKDMPVLKPSPLDGPRTERVYELRSYESPTEELYRNKVKMFNEGGEITLFNELGFNAVFYGEVLSGSQMPNLMYMTTFANQESRDAHWKLFVDSPTWKYLSALPEYQNNVSLNQQIFLYPTDYSDY, encoded by the coding sequence ATGAAGTCCATTCTCTGTATGCATACTTTCAGGTTAACCGCACTCCTAATTTTATTTTCCAGCGTATTACAGGCACAGGTAGAAAAACGAGAACTCTTTCAACTGAAGACCTATACTTTTGAAAATGGGACCCAGGAACAATTGACTCATGATTATCTCCAAAAAGCCTTCATCCCTGCTTTAAAAAAATTAAAAATAGAGCGCGTTGGCGTTTTCAAAACAAGACCCAATGAAAAGGATACCTTAAACCAACTATTGGTTTTAATCCCTTTTAAAGATTTTGCCCAATTTGAAAGTTTGGAACAAAAACTGGCACAAGATGGGGACTATCTAATTCAAGGCAAGGAATATCTTCAGGCCCCTTATGACAAAGCACCATATCTCAGGATTTCATCCACCCTTTTAAAGGCATTTAAGGACATGCCCGTTTTAAAACCCTCCCCCTTAGATGGCCCCAGAACTGAAAGGGTCTATGAACTACGCAGTTACGAATCACCCACGGAAGAGCTGTATCGCAATAAGGTTAAAATGTTCAATGAAGGAGGGGAAATAACCCTATTTAATGAATTAGGATTTAATGCCGTGTTCTATGGGGAGGTACTTTCCGGGAGTCAGATGCCGAACCTAATGTATATGACCACATTTGCAAATCAAGAAAGCAGGGACGCCCATTGGAAATTGTTCGTTGACTCCCCTACCTGGAAATACCTATCTGCTTTACCTGAATATCAGAACAACGTATCCCTGAACCAACAAATCTTCCTTTACCCTACAGACTATTCGGATTATTGA
- a CDS encoding TonB-dependent receptor, which yields MHKQIYISILSIIGVCQLGVSQEKDKNDIGTETVTVTKAYTPTVSDAFKIKSMPNLNDSIVLQKKKINYNIFSVPVASTFTPAKGKATEVQKAKPEKLYNSYLALGLGNYNNAMLDFYTSRAFNRDERLDIGLNHFSSRGDIDGTVLDNDFYNTKLDASYSKKDRDVSWGTNIGLQHQIYNWYGIPEGAFPDAVVAGIDSKQNYYNAELGANVKVNDALFKGADLLLRRFWDVTDSGENRFKFQPVFEFPLTDQSLTISGNFDYVGGAFKNADVNNSNNTGDINYGHFQVGVSPSLLIVSDDVRINLGANIVYGMDTENSESNFYIYPAVTASYRVLDENVIAYGGIKGDLKQNSFYDFVGDNPFVSPTLTITPTDRQYDAYIGLKGMLLPSLSYNFKGSYTAENRKPLFKLNPSNDFRNDEKGYYYGNSFEVFYDDIKTLGIFGELNLDINRNFSLGINAEIYDYDTETDNPAWNLPNMTGSLFMDYQIDEHWYMGANIFYVGEREDLSSQVVQNVQPSQYPSTIITLDGYFDANAHMGYRFNEQFSVFLKLSNIANNDYQRWANYPVQGFQALAGFKYKFDF from the coding sequence ATGCATAAGCAAATATATATAAGCATCCTTTCTATTATAGGCGTTTGTCAATTGGGGGTTTCCCAGGAGAAGGACAAAAATGATATCGGTACGGAAACAGTAACGGTGACCAAGGCGTACACCCCAACAGTCTCCGATGCCTTTAAAATTAAATCCATGCCCAACCTGAACGATTCCATCGTTCTGCAAAAGAAAAAGATCAATTACAATATTTTTTCCGTTCCCGTAGCTTCTACGTTTACCCCTGCGAAAGGCAAGGCAACGGAAGTACAGAAAGCCAAACCGGAAAAACTCTATAATTCCTATCTGGCCCTAGGTCTTGGAAACTATAACAATGCTATGCTCGATTTCTATACGAGCAGGGCGTTTAACCGTGATGAGCGTTTGGATATAGGGCTCAATCATTTTTCTTCTAGAGGGGATATAGATGGCACGGTCCTGGACAATGATTTTTACAATACCAAGTTAGACGCCTCCTACTCTAAAAAGGATAGGGATGTCAGTTGGGGCACAAACATAGGGCTACAGCATCAGATCTATAATTGGTACGGGATTCCCGAAGGAGCCTTTCCCGATGCCGTTGTTGCCGGAATTGATTCAAAACAAAATTATTACAATGCAGAATTGGGTGCAAATGTGAAAGTTAATGATGCCCTTTTTAAAGGTGCAGACTTGCTCTTAAGACGTTTTTGGGATGTAACGGATTCCGGTGAGAATAGATTTAAATTCCAGCCTGTTTTTGAATTTCCGCTAACAGATCAGTCTTTGACTATTTCAGGAAATTTCGACTATGTAGGAGGTGCTTTCAAAAATGCAGATGTCAACAATTCCAATAATACAGGGGATATCAATTACGGTCATTTTCAAGTAGGGGTAAGTCCAAGTCTTTTGATCGTAAGTGATGATGTAAGGATAAATTTAGGGGCCAACATAGTATATGGTATGGATACGGAAAATAGCGAGAGCAACTTTTATATCTATCCAGCAGTGACGGCATCCTATCGGGTCTTGGATGAAAACGTTATTGCCTATGGAGGAATAAAGGGGGATTTAAAGCAAAACTCCTTTTATGATTTTGTGGGAGATAATCCGTTTGTTTCCCCAACTTTGACGATTACCCCGACCGATAGGCAATACGATGCCTATATTGGACTAAAAGGAATGCTTCTTCCTAGCCTTAGTTACAATTTCAAAGGATCTTATACTGCAGAAAACAGAAAACCCCTGTTTAAGTTAAATCCCTCTAATGATTTTAGGAATGATGAAAAGGGGTATTACTACGGGAATTCCTTTGAAGTGTTTTACGATGATATAAAAACCTTGGGGATCTTTGGGGAATTGAACTTGGATATCAACCGAAATTTTTCCTTGGGTATCAATGCAGAAATATATGATTATGATACGGAAACAGATAACCCAGCTTGGAACCTTCCCAATATGACGGGTTCTCTTTTTATGGATTATCAAATTGATGAGCACTGGTATATGGGTGCCAACATTTTTTATGTGGGGGAAAGGGAAGACTTAAGTTCACAGGTGGTTCAAAACGTGCAGCCATCGCAATATCCATCAACCATTATTACGTTGGATGGTTATTTTGATGCCAATGCCCATATGGGATACCGATTTAACGAGCAATTTTCGGTGTTTTTAAAATTGAGCAATATCGCAAACAATGATTACCAAAGATGGGCCAATTATCCGGTGCAGGGCTTTCAAGCGCTGGCAGGATTTAAGTACAAGTTCGATTTCTAA
- a CDS encoding OmpA family protein: protein MFQRLRPLLTLILLVNVSLGTAQNLIKNPSFEIHSECPKRMGNFNIDLPHWSTPTRGTTDYFNSCSELMGIHENFKGTQEPFHGKGYAGFYVIAPEDYREYIQAETTRTLEKGKKYRVSFYVSLAEKSDYAIRNLGVLFAEKKISLNNKNYLSKSQIYAIDDNSFNFQEINGSKFLSNDKKWVKLSTEFVAEGTENYMILGNFDNNASTRKIDTKKDLKIGAYYYIDMVSLVGTDPVSMSVEEDYELDITHIFKDVLFEFDRSHLLDSEKKGIEALYAYLQANSSLKVTIKGHTDKIGSATYNKKLSTKRAEAVSRYLIKLGLEENRITWNGYGATKPIRENTTAQGRQRNRRVEFVITQDLE, encoded by the coding sequence ATGTTCCAAAGATTAAGACCTTTATTGACTCTAATTTTGTTGGTGAATGTTTCTTTGGGCACAGCTCAGAATCTTATTAAAAATCCAAGTTTTGAAATACATTCCGAATGCCCGAAAAGGATGGGGAATTTTAATATAGATTTACCACATTGGAGCACCCCCACAAGAGGAACTACGGATTACTTCAATTCTTGCAGTGAGTTAATGGGGATTCACGAAAATTTTAAAGGAACACAAGAGCCATTTCATGGCAAGGGCTATGCCGGTTTTTATGTGATCGCACCTGAGGATTATAGGGAGTACATACAGGCTGAAACTACTAGAACCTTAGAGAAGGGCAAAAAGTATAGGGTTTCATTTTATGTGAGTCTGGCAGAAAAATCAGATTATGCCATCCGAAATCTCGGGGTGCTGTTTGCTGAAAAAAAGATCTCCCTCAACAATAAAAATTACCTGTCCAAGTCACAGATTTATGCCATTGACGACAACTCCTTTAATTTTCAGGAAATTAATGGTTCAAAATTCCTTTCCAACGATAAAAAATGGGTAAAGCTCAGTACAGAGTTTGTTGCCGAGGGCACAGAGAATTATATGATTCTGGGGAATTTTGACAACAATGCCTCTACGAGGAAAATAGACACAAAAAAGGATCTGAAGATTGGGGCTTATTATTATATAGATATGGTTTCTCTAGTTGGGACCGATCCAGTGTCCATGTCTGTGGAAGAAGATTATGAACTGGATATTACACATATTTTTAAGGATGTATTATTTGAATTTGATAGATCCCATCTTCTTGATTCCGAAAAGAAGGGAATAGAGGCACTCTATGCCTACCTACAAGCAAATAGTTCTTTAAAAGTTACTATTAAGGGCCATACGGACAAGATTGGATCTGCCACATACAATAAGAAACTTTCCACCAAAAGAGCTGAGGCAGTGTCCAGGTACTTGATAAAATTAGGACTTGAAGAAAATAGAATCACTTGGAATGGCTACGGGGCCACAAAACCTATACGGGAGAATACCACGGCCCAAGGAAGACAACGAAACCGAAGGGTGGAATTTGTGATAACCCAGGATTTGGAATAA
- a CDS encoding DUF885 domain-containing protein: MKYIPTAFLLLLLFCTACKNKEEKVAVVEVIPIDSLFQEYYQFKLRINPLEATKSGVTGYNDVLADYISKPYQEDLEENYDYFLNMAKAYDEAILTPAQALSLKVLAWDAEIKREGLTNKLVTIPSPMFDLPTFELIPLNQIFSFHLEVGLLASGAGAQPFNTVEDYEDWLQRVDDYLEWLDTAILNMQRGIDKDVVLPRVIIQKVLEQLEGFATAEAEDHLFYAPIRNIPENFSEEDRIRFKDAYRNMILDDISPAHEKLKLFLLEEYLPVGTETVGLSKLPHGKQAYKYLIKYHTTTNLSAEEIHELGLEEVARIRSEMELIKDSVGFEGDLNSFFEFVRNSKDQMPFNEPEEVIANFKAIHKRMQPNLSKLFDLKPKSQFEVRRTEAFREASASAEYFTGSKDGSRPGTFYVPIPDVATYNKFMDEALFLHEAIPGHHYQLSLQQENKKLPSFLHGEGMGVFVEGWALYCESLGKELGLYTDPYQYFGMLSMEIHRAIRLVVDTGIHAKGWTREEAIQYSLENEAESEADIISEIERYIVAPGQALSYKIGQLKIRELRTRAETALGDAFSIKEFHNQILSSGSLPLVLLEEKIEKWIEKEKYNR, translated from the coding sequence ATGAAATACATACCAACAGCCTTTTTGTTATTGTTGCTTTTTTGTACCGCTTGTAAAAATAAAGAAGAGAAGGTGGCAGTGGTTGAGGTCATACCTATCGATAGCTTATTTCAAGAATATTATCAGTTCAAGTTGCGGATCAATCCCTTAGAGGCCACAAAATCTGGAGTAACTGGATATAATGATGTTTTAGCCGATTATATTTCAAAACCGTATCAGGAAGATCTGGAAGAGAACTATGATTATTTTTTAAATATGGCCAAAGCATATGATGAAGCCATATTGACCCCAGCCCAGGCTTTAAGTCTTAAGGTTTTGGCGTGGGATGCCGAAATAAAGCGGGAAGGCTTGACCAATAAATTGGTAACCATCCCTTCTCCCATGTTCGATCTTCCCACCTTTGAGCTAATACCCCTCAATCAAATATTTTCTTTTCATCTCGAAGTAGGGCTGCTGGCCAGTGGGGCAGGAGCGCAACCTTTTAATACGGTAGAAGATTATGAAGATTGGTTACAAAGGGTAGACGATTATTTGGAATGGTTGGATACGGCCATATTAAATATGCAACGTGGGATAGATAAGGATGTGGTGCTGCCCAGGGTGATTATTCAAAAAGTATTGGAACAATTGGAGGGTTTTGCAACAGCTGAAGCAGAAGACCATCTGTTCTATGCCCCTATTAGAAACATCCCTGAAAATTTTTCTGAAGAGGATAGGATTAGATTCAAAGATGCCTATAGAAATATGATCTTGGATGATATATCCCCTGCCCATGAAAAATTAAAACTCTTTTTGTTGGAGGAATATCTGCCAGTAGGTACTGAGACTGTAGGACTATCAAAACTCCCCCATGGGAAACAGGCGTATAAATATTTGATTAAATACCATACGACCACCAATTTGTCAGCCGAAGAAATCCACGAATTGGGTTTGGAGGAAGTTGCCAGGATCAGGAGTGAAATGGAATTGATCAAAGATTCTGTTGGCTTTGAGGGCGACTTAAATAGTTTTTTTGAGTTCGTGAGAAACAGTAAGGATCAAATGCCATTTAATGAACCTGAAGAGGTTATAGCAAACTTTAAGGCTATCCACAAACGGATGCAGCCCAATCTGTCCAAATTGTTCGATTTGAAACCTAAGAGCCAATTTGAAGTTCGAAGGACAGAAGCCTTTAGAGAAGCATCTGCAAGTGCGGAATATTTTACAGGAAGCAAGGATGGGTCCAGGCCAGGTACTTTTTATGTGCCAATTCCAGATGTGGCCACATATAATAAATTCATGGATGAAGCTTTGTTTTTGCATGAAGCTATTCCGGGACATCACTATCAATTGTCCTTGCAACAGGAAAATAAGAAGCTGCCTTCCTTCTTGCATGGAGAAGGAATGGGGGTTTTTGTAGAAGGTTGGGCCCTGTACTGTGAATCCTTGGGCAAGGAATTGGGATTGTATACAGATCCGTACCAGTATTTTGGAATGCTGAGCATGGAGATTCATAGGGCTATCAGATTGGTGGTGGATACAGGGATACATGCCAAGGGATGGACAAGGGAAGAGGCAATACAATATTCATTGGAGAACGAAGCGGAATCCGAAGCGGATATCATTTCGGAAATTGAGCGCTATATAGTTGCCCCGGGACAAGCCCTTTCTTATAAAATTGGACAGTTGAAGATCAGGGAACTCCGAACCAGGGCAGAAACCGCCTTGGGCGATGCCTTTTCAATCAAAGAATTCCACAACCAAATATTAAGTTCAGGAAGTCTGCCTTTGGTATTGCTAGAAGAAAAAATTGAGAAGTGGATAGAAAAAGAGAAATACAACCGTTAA
- a CDS encoding NUDIX hydrolase yields the protein MIIKKQIYRADKKVNPLIGILLFFISLLLFALTVPFGFVYALFYKLFKSGLTGIGEYALKIAISVDQLGNVTMQHLLNFLWIKEGGYYFGNRDETISSAIGRNKKLGTLTFFGRAIDKLLDTIDPNHSLNSIDYYIEPTEKIIDKLAWIHLVEGKILSTRSNGKTKYYIPGGKRELGETDSLTLVREIKEELSVDIKVPSLEFIGIFEAQADGHKPGILVRMTCYAAQYQGELAPDSEIEEMVWLTYNDRSMVSAVDQLIFDFLYHKGDLIK from the coding sequence ATGATCATAAAAAAACAAATTTATAGAGCTGACAAAAAGGTGAATCCCCTTATTGGTATTCTCCTCTTCTTCATTTCACTACTCCTATTTGCCCTCACGGTCCCTTTTGGCTTTGTCTATGCACTTTTTTACAAGCTTTTTAAAAGCGGACTCACGGGAATTGGCGAGTATGCCCTTAAAATAGCCATCTCGGTAGACCAATTGGGCAATGTTACCATGCAGCATCTTTTAAATTTTCTATGGATCAAGGAAGGCGGGTACTATTTTGGGAATAGGGACGAGACCATTTCCAGTGCCATTGGCCGGAACAAAAAACTGGGCACCCTCACCTTTTTTGGTCGCGCCATAGACAAACTGTTGGATACCATAGACCCCAACCATTCCCTCAACTCCATAGATTATTACATAGAACCTACAGAAAAAATTATAGACAAGCTCGCATGGATCCATTTGGTGGAGGGGAAAATATTAAGCACCCGCAGTAATGGCAAGACCAAATATTACATTCCCGGAGGAAAAAGGGAATTGGGGGAAACGGATTCCTTGACCTTGGTCAGGGAAATCAAAGAAGAACTCAGTGTGGACATAAAAGTACCCTCATTGGAATTTATAGGTATTTTTGAAGCCCAGGCGGACGGACACAAACCTGGTATTTTAGTACGCATGACCTGTTATGCCGCACAATACCAAGGTGAATTGGCCCCCGATTCAGAAATTGAGGAAATGGTATGGCTTACCTATAATGACAGGAGTATGGTCTCCGCTGTGGATCAATTGATTTTCGATTTCCTATACCATAAAGGTGATCTAATAAAATAG
- a CDS encoding cell division ATP-binding protein FtsE — MSESILHLENVSVFQKENLVLNEINLEVKKGEFVYLIGKTGSGKSSFMKLLYGDLPLLEGSGQIVDFDLKTLKEKDIPYLRRKLGIVFQDFKLLPDRSINKNLRFVLKATGWTDDNLMDAKIEEVLGKVGMKTKGFKFPHELSGGEQQRIAIARALLNDPELILADEPTGNLDPQTSVEVMKVLQEINATGRTILMATHDYALILKYPSKTLKCDGNKVFEVVQKAI; from the coding sequence ATGAGCGAAAGCATATTGCATTTAGAGAACGTATCCGTTTTCCAGAAGGAAAATTTAGTGCTCAACGAAATCAATTTAGAAGTAAAAAAAGGAGAGTTTGTGTACCTCATTGGGAAGACCGGGAGCGGCAAAAGCAGCTTTATGAAATTGCTCTACGGAGACCTGCCACTATTGGAAGGATCGGGCCAGATCGTAGATTTTGACCTCAAGACCCTGAAAGAAAAAGATATTCCCTATCTACGAAGGAAATTGGGTATCGTTTTCCAAGATTTTAAATTATTGCCCGATAGGAGCATCAATAAAAACCTACGTTTTGTTCTAAAAGCTACTGGCTGGACAGATGACAATTTAATGGATGCCAAGATTGAGGAGGTCTTGGGGAAAGTAGGCATGAAGACCAAAGGCTTTAAATTCCCTCATGAGCTTTCAGGAGGCGAACAACAACGTATTGCAATTGCCCGCGCCCTTTTGAATGATCCCGAACTAATTTTGGCAGATGAGCCAACCGGTAACCTGGACCCGCAGACCAGCGTGGAGGTCATGAAGGTTTTGCAAGAGATCAACGCAACCGGACGTACCATTTTAATGGCTACCCATGATTATGCACTGATCTTGAAGTACCCTTCAAAAACCTTAAAATGCGACGGCAATAAAGTGTTCGAAGTGGTTCAAAAGGCCATTTAA
- a CDS encoding tetratricopeptide repeat protein, whose product MRNKKTALILCLTGMVWIGYGQESKIYTHNEKDYQEALTLYNNKQYQASQTIFDKVKSNTDDLEVQANSAYYAANAAIRLNQIGADRLMEDFVEQYPTSTKRNSAFFDVADYYFETGKYPYALKWYGKVDQGSISRVDRDRFNFNNGYSLFSSNRSKEAEQYLNKVTNSPKYGSQAKYYLGFIAYQNDDYAGASARFDQITDQRLLDENLSYYQADMNFKLGNFEKAIELAKKQLPKADRLEISELNKIIGESYFNLKQYSNAIPYLEEYKGKKGKLSNTDYYFLGYSYYKQGDFANAIQQFNKIIGGDNSVAQNAYYHLAECYLKLDKKQEALNAFRNSSQMDFVPEIQKDAYLNYARLSYEIGNAYESVPKVLTTYMEKYPGSAETKEIQELLVDSYITSKNFKGAMTLLEENKNYASKATYQKVAYYRGIELFIDADYQGAVENFKKSLASAEDGTFKARAQYWKAEAQYLLNNYKDALVDFVQFQANPNARNIPEYRDLPYNLGYTYFKLKDYTNAASYFSKYSAANPSDTNKLHDAYLRLGDSHFVSSKYWPAMEAYNQALALSGPEKDYAAFQKALSYGFVDRTATKIEELNSFTTKYTTSTLMDDALFELGNSYIKENKIDLGLRSYDKLISQYKGSSLVPQALMRQGLAHYNASQNDQALGKFKTVVRDFPKTQEAIQAVATAKLIYVDLGRVNEYADWVKNLDFVEVTDADLDNATFESADKQYIEGRSDAAIKGYQNYIQQFPSGLNALKANLNLAQLYFAKGDKEKALTHYTFVANRGGSEYSEQALTRVCEIYVGNKNYTAAIPFLSQLENTADIQQNITFAQSNLMKGYYEQKNYDKTIAYAEKVLATFKIDDRIKSDAQIMIARSAIATNNEERAQKAYGEVLKIASGELAAEAYYYDAYFKNKAKNYEASNASVSKLAKDFSAYKEWGGKGLVIMAKNFYALGDAFQATYILESVITNFGQYAAIVNEAKQELIKIKTKEAESNSSINPDKN is encoded by the coding sequence ATGCGAAATAAAAAAACCGCTTTAATACTGTGTCTTACGGGGATGGTATGGATTGGCTATGGCCAAGAATCCAAGATCTACACCCATAATGAAAAGGATTATCAGGAAGCACTTACGCTTTACAATAACAAACAGTATCAGGCATCCCAGACTATTTTTGACAAGGTGAAATCCAACACCGATGATTTGGAGGTCCAGGCCAATAGTGCTTACTATGCGGCCAATGCCGCCATTCGGCTGAACCAGATTGGGGCAGATCGCCTTATGGAGGATTTTGTGGAACAGTATCCCACCTCTACCAAAAGAAATTCGGCCTTCTTTGATGTGGCCGATTATTATTTTGAAACTGGGAAATATCCGTATGCCTTAAAATGGTATGGGAAGGTAGACCAAGGTTCTATTTCCAGAGTAGATAGGGACCGTTTTAATTTTAATAACGGATACTCCCTCTTTTCTTCCAATAGATCCAAAGAAGCGGAACAATATCTTAATAAGGTTACCAATTCCCCTAAATATGGGTCACAGGCCAAATACTACCTGGGATTCATTGCGTATCAGAATGACGATTATGCAGGTGCCAGTGCCCGCTTTGATCAGATTACCGATCAAAGGCTATTGGATGAAAACCTATCCTATTACCAGGCTGATATGAACTTTAAGCTTGGTAATTTTGAAAAGGCCATCGAATTGGCTAAAAAACAATTGCCAAAGGCAGATAGATTGGAGATTTCTGAACTCAATAAAATTATCGGGGAGAGCTACTTCAACCTTAAACAGTACAGCAACGCCATTCCCTATTTGGAAGAGTACAAGGGCAAGAAAGGTAAATTGAGCAATACGGATTATTATTTCTTGGGCTATTCCTATTACAAACAGGGAGATTTTGCAAATGCCATTCAACAGTTCAATAAAATAATAGGAGGGGACAATAGCGTTGCCCAAAATGCCTATTATCATTTGGCGGAATGTTATTTGAAGTTGGACAAAAAGCAGGAAGCATTGAACGCTTTTAGAAATTCCTCCCAAATGGATTTTGTGCCGGAAATTCAGAAAGATGCCTATCTGAACTATGCGCGCTTGAGTTACGAAATTGGAAATGCCTACGAGAGTGTCCCCAAGGTACTGACAACCTATATGGAAAAATATCCAGGGAGTGCAGAGACCAAGGAAATCCAGGAACTTTTAGTGGATTCCTATATCACCTCAAAGAATTTTAAAGGGGCAATGACCCTCTTGGAAGAAAATAAAAATTACGCCAGCAAGGCCACGTACCAAAAAGTAGCCTACTATAGAGGGATTGAACTTTTTATAGATGCAGACTATCAAGGTGCTGTAGAGAATTTCAAAAAATCTTTGGCAAGTGCGGAAGATGGTACTTTTAAGGCCAGAGCACAATATTGGAAAGCCGAAGCCCAATATCTTTTGAACAATTATAAGGATGCCTTGGTAGATTTTGTCCAGTTCCAGGCCAACCCCAATGCACGCAACATCCCAGAGTACAGGGATCTGCCATATAATTTGGGATATACCTATTTTAAACTTAAGGACTATACCAATGCAGCTTCGTATTTTTCAAAATATTCCGCTGCAAATCCTTCGGACACCAATAAATTGCACGATGCCTATCTGCGTTTGGGAGATAGCCATTTTGTAAGCAGTAAATACTGGCCTGCCATGGAAGCCTATAATCAGGCATTGGCACTGAGTGGTCCGGAAAAGGATTATGCGGCATTCCAAAAAGCCCTTTCCTATGGGTTTGTGGATAGAACGGCTACCAAAATAGAAGAATTGAACAGTTTTACGACAAAGTATACTACTTCTACCCTAATGGACGATGCCCTTTTTGAATTGGGGAACTCCTACATAAAAGAGAACAAGATCGATCTAGGATTGCGATCTTATGACAAGTTGATCAGCCAGTACAAAGGAAGTTCCTTGGTGCCACAGGCGCTGATGCGCCAAGGCTTGGCGCACTATAATGCCAGTCAGAACGATCAGGCCTTGGGCAAGTTTAAAACCGTGGTGCGCGATTTTCCAAAAACGCAAGAAGCCATACAAGCGGTGGCCACAGCCAAATTGATCTATGTGGATCTGGGAAGGGTGAACGAATATGCCGACTGGGTAAAAAACCTGGATTTTGTGGAAGTGACCGATGCCGATTTGGACAATGCTACTTTTGAGTCTGCGGACAAACAGTATATAGAAGGGCGATCCGATGCTGCCATAAAAGGATATCAAAATTATATCCAACAATTTCCATCAGGCCTAAATGCCCTAAAAGCCAATCTTAATCTGGCCCAATTGTATTTTGCCAAAGGAGATAAAGAAAAGGCGCTAACCCATTACACCTTTGTAGCCAACAGAGGCGGAAGCGAATATTCAGAACAAGCGTTGACCCGGGTATGTGAAATTTATGTGGGTAATAAGAATTATACCGCGGCTATTCCGTTTTTGAGCCAATTGGAGAATACGGCCGACATCCAACAGAATATCACTTTTGCCCAATCTAACCTTATGAAAGGATATTACGAGCAAAAGAATTACGATAAGACCATTGCCTATGCAGAGAAGGTTTTGGCCACCTTTAAAATAGATGACCGCATCAAGAGTGATGCGCAAATTATGATCGCTAGATCGGCCATAGCTACCAATAATGAGGAAAGGGCACAAAAAGCTTATGGTGAAGTTTTAAAAATAGCTTCAGGTGAACTGGCTGCGGAAGCGTATTACTATGATGCCTATTTTAAAAACAAAGCGAAGAACTATGAAGCATCCAATGCATCGGTTTCCAAATTAGCTAAGGACTTTTCGGCCTATAAGGAATGGGGCGGTAAAGGATTGGTGATCATGGCCAAAAATTTCTATGCGTTGGGCGATGCCTTTCAGGCAACCTATATTCTGGAAAGTGTTATTACCAATTTCGGACAATATGCAGCGATAGTAAATGAAGCCAAACAAGAGCTTATCAAAATTAAAACCAAGGAGGCGGAGAGCAATTCATCTATCAATCCTGACAAGAATTAA
- a CDS encoding cold-shock protein, with the protein MSKGTVKFFNDTKGFGFIAEEGSGKEHFVHISGLVDEIREGDEVEFDLQEGRKGLNAVNVKVI; encoded by the coding sequence ATGAGTAAAGGAACAGTAAAATTCTTCAATGATACCAAAGGATTTGGTTTTATCGCAGAAGAAGGTTCTGGTAAAGAACATTTTGTACACATTTCTGGATTAGTAGACGAAATTCGCGAAGGCGATGAAGTTGAATTTGATCTTCAGGAAGGTAGAAAAGGATTGAACGCAGTAAATGTAAAAGTTATTTAA